The genomic interval GGAGTggcattttttagaaaaaacaaTGCTGAAGCTAGGTTTTTCTAATAAGTGGGTAGAGCTGATAATGGGCTGCATAACCACAACATCCTTCTCAGTCCTCATTAATGGAGTGCCGAAGGGTTTGATTCAGCCTCAAAGAGGGTTAAGACAAGGATGTCCTCTTTCTCcatatttgttcattttgtgTGCAGAGGTTTTTTCAAATCTCCTGATGCAAGCTGAAAGTCAGAGGCTGATACATGGGCTGAAATTCAGCAACAatatcaccatttctcatctgtTATTCGCCGATGATAGTCTAATTTTTGCAAGAGCCTCGAAGGAGGATTGTGTGCATCTCAAAGGAATTTTTGATTGCTATGCTACGACATCCGggcaaattttcaatttcgacaagtcatcaatttttttcagcCACAATGTGAAAGCAGATCAAATTTCGACCATAAAGAATTTATTCAAGCTCAAGGTGGTTTCGAAGCATGAGAGGTACTTAGGGCTGCCTTCTTTGATTGGGCGAAAAAAGAAATCCTTCTTCAATGAGATAAAGCTCAAGATCCTGAGCAAAATATCAAGTTGGGAGCATAAatgtttttcaagtggaggTAAAGAAGTGCTCATCAAAGCAGTAGCGCAAGCGGTGCCAGCCTATGCCATGAGTGTGTTCAAATTACCAGTGGGCACATGTAATGACATCCAGAAAGTAATTGCTAGGTACTGGTGGGGAAGTAAAGAGGACAAGCGAGCCATACATTGGGCTAGCTGGCATAAGTTAAGTCAAGCAAAAAGTCGTGGTGGCTTGGGATTCAGGGACTTATCTAGCTTTAATCAAGCATTGGTAGCGAAGCAAGGGTGGCGGATTATTCAAAATTCTAATTCACTGGTggctaaagttttacaagCCAAATACTTCAAGcatggaaatttttttgaaaggaaCCGTAGGCTCAAAACCTTCCTATATCTGGAGGAGTATTTTATGGGGTAGAGAAGTTATCCTCAAAGGCTACAGATGGAGGATTGGTGGGGGTGATCAGGTGCTGGTCTACAAAGACAATTGGATTCCCAGACCTCTTACTTTTAAACCAATCTCAGTGAAAACACTTCCAAGTGATACTACAGTCTCTGAGCTAATAACAAATGATAACCGATGGAAAGAAGCTTTGCTTTTTGACCAATTTGTGCAGGAAGATGCAGATGCAATCATGAATATCCCCCTGCCCAGAAATCACAGCAGAGACCAAGTAATATGGCATTATGACAGGAAGGGAGAATACTCTGTCAAAAGTGGATACCAAATAGCCCTCAAGATGAAGGTTCCGGACACACCAAGCAGCTCAGTGAACAACAACAATCAGTGGAAAGTCATTTGGACTCTCAACATCCCAGAAAAAATCAAGATCTTTCTATGGAGAGCTATTTGAAATTTGCTTCCAACTGCAATGAACTTATGGAGGAAAAAGGTGATGTATGAGCCTTTCTGTCAAATTTGTGGTAACAGGTCTGAGAACATTTTTCATGCTTTGGTAGAATGTAAGGCAGCTCGGAAAACCTGGGAGCACACCAAATTTGCAGAAAGTTTTAAGGATATGGTAGGCCCAGATATGCTTACGGTTTTCCAAGAATTAGTAAAGAAGATGAGCAAAACAGATTTCGAGCTGCTGGCTGTCACTTGCTGGACAATTTGGACAGCAAGAAATAAACTTATATTTGAAGCAAAGAAGCCTGGTTATCAAATGTCAGTAGCAACTGCAGAAGCATTGTTAGAAGCTTATCAGAGAGTAAAGCCTTCAGGACTGATTTGTGGAGCTgacaaagagaagaaaacagCCAAAGCTTGGCTTCCTCCGCCGCCAAGCTGGTTCAAGGTGAATGTTGATGCAGCCATAAGGAAGGAGAAAAATTTATCAGGGTTGGGAGCCGTGATCAGAGATGCAACGGGGAATATCATAGCTGCTGCAGTCAAGACTACAAGGTTTCATGGGAATGTTTCGTATGCAGAAGCTGAAGCAGTAAGGTGGGGTTTGCAAGTAGCTGTGGATGCGGGTTTAACCTCTTTAATTATCGAAACGGATTCGCAAATGGTGGCTGATTTAATTAACAACAGAAAGGGCAGCAAAAATGAGATTTACTGGTTACTTCAGAGATTCAAAACAAGTTTAAGGATCTCCACAATGTTAAGTGCCATTATACACCAAGATCTTGTAACGCGATTGCCCACTCATTGGCTAGTTTAGCTTTTGATCACTTAGAAGCTGTTGTTTGGTTGGATTCTTACCCAATCGAAATTATGAATGTATTCAACTCTTTTGTTTGAATGAAAGTTAGTAttccttttcaaaaaaaaaaat from Citrus sinensis cultivar Valencia sweet orange chromosome 9, DVS_A1.0, whole genome shotgun sequence carries:
- the LOC127899884 gene encoding uncharacterized protein LOC127899884 gives rise to the protein MLKLGFSNKWVELIMGCITTTSFSVLINGVPKGLIQPQRGLRQGCPLSPYLFILCAEVFSNLLMQAESQRLIHGLKFSNNITISHLLFADDSLIFARASKEDCVHLKGIFDCYATTSGQIFNFDKSSIFFSHNVKADQISTIKNLFKLKVVSKHERYLGLPSLIGRKKKSFFNEIKLKILSKISSWEHKCFSSGGKEVLIKAVAQAVPAYAMSVFKLPVGTCNDIQKVIARYWWGSKEDKRAIHWASWHKLSQAKSRGGLGFRDLSSFNQALVAKQGWRIIQNSNSLVAKVLQAKYFKHGNFFERNRRLKTFLYLEEYFMGPLTFKPISVKTLPSDTTVSELITNDNRWKEALLFDQFVQEDADAIMNIPLPRNHSRDQVIWHYDRKGEYSVKSGYQIALKMKVPDTPSSSVNNNNQSENIFHALVECKAARKTWEHTKFAESFKDMVGPDMLTVFQELVKKMSKTDFELLAVTCWTIWTARNKLIFEAKKPGYQMSVATAEALLEAYQRVKPSGLICGADKEKKTAKAWLPPPPSWFKVNVDAAIRKEKNLSGLGAVIRDATGNIIAAAVKTTRFHGNVSYAEAEAVRWGLQVAVDAGLTSLIIETDSQMVADLINNRKGSKNEIYWLLQRFKTSLRISTMLSAIIHQDLVTRLPTHWLV